A part of Melittangium boletus DSM 14713 genomic DNA contains:
- the nrfD gene encoding NrfD/PsrC family molybdoenzyme membrane anchor subunit — protein sequence MSGTRSDGRNIDPRLGTLSGEGAQQRVKTLDGPDAGREPLHTRPTQSGAASADAPSYYGQPVLKAPVWIWSVPLYFYVGGTAGAASVLGVAVELVGGESLKPLGQRCRWVGAVGDMVSAGLLIHDLGRPKRFLNMLRVFRPTSPMSLGTWILSGSGAMNTLSVLLSRQKGWLGRVGDGAAIGGGLLGMPLAGYTAVLITNTAVPLWQSVHKTLPLLFMASSVAGAGSLLRLLPHPPREDKVLHAFSTLGQVATLLAERAVQRDASRVEQVALPLKQGRTGAMWKAARVCTAASLVLGLWPGRRPGTARAAALLGTVGALLTRFAVFHAGKVSSRDAQATFQSQRQGLGAAEVTAHTHASDGKPLRFPLPVVR from the coding sequence GGTGAAGACGCTGGACGGGCCGGACGCCGGACGGGAGCCGTTGCATACCCGTCCCACGCAATCGGGCGCGGCCTCCGCCGACGCGCCGAGCTACTACGGCCAGCCCGTGCTCAAGGCGCCGGTGTGGATCTGGAGCGTGCCGCTCTACTTCTACGTGGGCGGCACGGCGGGCGCGGCGAGCGTGCTCGGGGTGGCGGTGGAGCTGGTGGGCGGCGAGTCCTTGAAGCCCCTCGGCCAGCGCTGCCGGTGGGTGGGCGCGGTGGGGGACATGGTGAGCGCGGGGCTGCTCATTCACGACCTGGGCCGGCCCAAGCGCTTCCTGAACATGCTGCGCGTCTTCCGCCCCACCTCCCCCATGAGCCTGGGCACGTGGATCCTCTCCGGCTCGGGGGCGATGAACACCCTGTCCGTGCTCCTCTCGCGCCAGAAGGGCTGGCTCGGGCGCGTGGGCGATGGGGCGGCGATCGGCGGAGGGCTGCTGGGCATGCCGCTCGCGGGGTACACGGCGGTCCTCATCACCAACACGGCGGTGCCCCTGTGGCAGTCCGTGCACAAGACGCTGCCGCTCCTGTTCATGGCCTCCTCGGTGGCGGGCGCCGGGAGCCTCCTGCGGCTGCTGCCCCACCCGCCGCGCGAGGACAAGGTGCTCCACGCGTTCAGCACCCTGGGCCAGGTGGCCACGCTCCTCGCGGAGCGCGCGGTCCAGCGGGATGCCTCGCGCGTGGAGCAGGTGGCCCTGCCCTTGAAACAGGGACGCACGGGGGCGATGTGGAAGGCGGCGCGGGTGTGCACCGCGGCGTCGCTCGTGCTGGGCCTGTGGCCGGGACGGCGCCCCGGGACGGCGCGGGCCGCGGCGCTGCTCGGCACGGTGGGAGCGCTCCTCACCCGCTTCGCGGTGTTCCACGCGGGCAAGGTGTCGTCGAGGGATGCCCAGGCCACCTTCCAATCCCAGCGCCAGGGCCTGGGCGCGGCGGAGGTCACGGCACACACCCACGCCTCGGACGGCAAGCCGCTGCGCTTTCCCCTGCCCGTGGTGCGCTGA
- a CDS encoding serine/threonine-protein kinase yields MSIHAQNPAPRPPEPDPLLGACLGSFRLTRKLDQGGMGAVYLGEHVGIGSRVAIKVLHPRLATSPQVLRRFHTEARAVNLIGHENIVSVIDIQPAPPRPYLVMEYLEGEPLSALLARGPVHPEVAIALLSQVCDALEATHARGIVHRDLKPENLFLVRRGQGPAFVKVLDFGVAKLLDAEERTTDTAEGAVIGSADYMAPEQSRAEPVDGRSDLYALGVIAYQLVTGRLPFVEKTLTALLLAHQTKPPPSPTSVRAEVPPALSSVILRALAKDPENRYPSASTMRGALQVALAQGFALPGPVRTPPPLSAFVLRPALALPVRVTRPEPGLPSERLRCSELTRAGLFLCTEQGLPPLLSRVTVALEHPDGELACECEVVRHVRPDEARAWGMAPGFGVQLVSPSISFKAAVAHLLLGQPLDTLKPPIDPATEAEVEQVLAPYRERGTEDLYAVLALPWDKDCEELRLRAHRAQGALERLRERPISPVLRARVDAVLERVRKAGDTLGHPRPRAMYDAERGNFHGVARCLAAGLTLAQLEELRRDFLARHPHTWSSLRAHLARAEADQRAGRLEFAREAYERALLLDPLSLELHRHYVSVCRALGTSGRGEPGNKASGT; encoded by the coding sequence ATGTCCATCCACGCTCAAAATCCCGCGCCTCGTCCGCCCGAGCCCGATCCCCTGTTGGGTGCGTGCCTGGGCAGCTTCCGGCTCACCCGCAAGCTGGACCAGGGCGGCATGGGGGCCGTGTACCTGGGCGAGCACGTGGGCATTGGCAGCCGCGTGGCCATCAAGGTGCTCCACCCACGCCTGGCCACGTCGCCGCAGGTGCTGCGCCGCTTCCACACGGAGGCGCGCGCGGTGAACCTGATCGGCCACGAGAACATCGTCAGCGTCATCGACATCCAGCCCGCGCCGCCCCGGCCCTACCTCGTCATGGAGTACCTGGAGGGCGAGCCCCTGTCGGCGCTGCTCGCCCGGGGCCCGGTGCACCCGGAGGTGGCCATCGCGCTGCTGTCGCAGGTGTGCGACGCGCTCGAGGCCACGCACGCGCGGGGCATCGTGCACCGGGACTTGAAGCCGGAGAACCTCTTCCTGGTGCGGCGAGGCCAGGGGCCCGCCTTCGTGAAGGTGCTCGACTTCGGCGTCGCCAAGCTGCTGGACGCCGAGGAGCGCACCACGGACACGGCCGAGGGCGCCGTCATCGGCTCGGCGGACTACATGGCGCCGGAGCAGTCGCGGGCCGAGCCCGTGGATGGGCGCTCGGACCTGTACGCCCTGGGCGTCATCGCCTACCAGCTCGTCACCGGGCGGCTGCCCTTCGTGGAGAAGACGCTCACGGCGCTGCTGCTCGCGCACCAGACGAAGCCGCCGCCGAGCCCCACCTCCGTGCGCGCCGAGGTGCCCCCCGCGCTCTCCAGCGTCATCCTCCGGGCGCTCGCGAAGGATCCGGAGAACCGCTACCCGAGCGCGTCGACGATGCGCGGAGCGCTCCAGGTGGCGCTCGCCCAGGGCTTCGCCCTGCCGGGGCCGGTGCGGACCCCGCCGCCGTTGTCGGCCTTCGTGCTGCGCCCCGCGCTGGCGCTGCCCGTGCGCGTGACGCGCCCGGAGCCGGGACTCCCGAGCGAGCGGCTGCGCTGCTCGGAGCTCACCCGCGCGGGCCTCTTCCTGTGCACCGAGCAGGGCCTGCCGCCCCTGCTGTCGCGGGTGACGGTGGCGCTGGAGCACCCGGACGGGGAGCTCGCGTGCGAGTGCGAGGTGGTGCGGCACGTGCGCCCGGACGAGGCGCGTGCCTGGGGCATGGCGCCCGGCTTCGGGGTGCAGCTCGTCTCCCCGTCCATCTCCTTCAAGGCGGCGGTGGCGCACCTGTTGCTCGGCCAGCCGCTGGACACGCTCAAGCCGCCCATCGATCCCGCCACCGAGGCCGAGGTGGAGCAGGTGCTCGCGCCCTACCGGGAGCGGGGCACGGAGGACCTGTACGCGGTGCTGGCGCTGCCGTGGGACAAGGACTGCGAGGAGCTGCGGCTGCGCGCGCACCGGGCACAAGGAGCGCTGGAGCGGCTGCGGGAGCGGCCCATCTCCCCGGTGCTGCGCGCCCGGGTGGACGCGGTGCTGGAGCGGGTGCGCAAGGCGGGCGACACGCTGGGCCACCCCCGCCCCCGCGCCATGTACGACGCCGAGCGGGGCAACTTCCACGGGGTGGCGCGCTGTCTGGCCGCGGGGCTCACGCTCGCGCAATTGGAGGAGCTGCGGCGCGACTTCCTCGCCCGCCACCCCCACACCTGGTCCTCCCTGCGCGCGCACC